The following coding sequences lie in one Arabidopsis thaliana chromosome 3, partial sequence genomic window:
- a CDS encoding Vacuolar iron transporter (VIT) family protein (Vacuolar iron transporter (VIT) family protein; CONTAINS InterPro DOMAIN/s: Protein of unknown function DUF125, transmembrane (InterPro:IPR008217); BEST Arabidopsis thaliana protein match is: Vacuolar iron transporter (VIT) family protein (TAIR:AT3G43660.1); Has 1826 Blast hits to 1819 proteins in 633 species: Archae - 49; Bacteria - 1250; Metazoa - 0; Fungi - 98; Plants - 208; Viruses - 0; Other Eukaryotes - 221 (source: NCBI BLink).): protein MESHNTLNLDMEKDQEKAFDYSKRAQWLRAAVLGANDGLVSTASLMMGVGAVKQNVKIMILTGFAGLVAGACSMAIGEFVSVYSQYDIEVAQMKRETGGEIEKEKLPSPTQAAAASALAFSLGAMVPLLAAAFVKEYKVRIGAIVAAVTLALVMFGWLGAVLGKAPVVKSSLRVLVGGWLAMAITYGFTKLIGSHSHMYV from the coding sequence atGGAATCTCACAACACCTTGAACCTAGACATggagaaagatcaagaaaaggCTTTTGACTACTCCAAACGAGCTCAATGGCTAAGAGCCGCTGTGCTTGGTGCCAACGACGGTCTTGTCTCGACGGCTTCACTTATGATGGGTGTTGGTGCGGTCAAGCAAAACGTCAAGATCATGATCTTAACTGGTTTTGCCGGTTTAGTGGCCGGAGCTTGTAGCATGGCGATTGGAGAGTTTGTCTCTGTTTACTCTCAATATGACATAGAGGTAGCTCagatgaagagagagaccggaggagagattgagaaagagaagcttcCAAGTCCAACACAAGCGGCTGCAGCATCTGCGTTAGCGTTTTCTCTTGGGGCGATGGTGCCGTTATTGGCGGCAGCGTTTGTGAAAGAGTATAAAGTGAGGATTGGTGCAATAGTGGCAGCGGTTACGTTGGCGTTGGTGATGTTTGGATGGTTAGGGGCGGTTTTGGGGAAAGCACCAGTGGTTAAGTCGTCGCTTAGGGTTTTGGTTGGAGGATGGTTAGCTATGGCCATTACGTATGGTTTTACAAAACTCATTGGGTCACATAGTCATATGTATGTGTGA